The nucleotide sequence CAGTTCAGTTAAGCCAGCTTTTACAAATTCATTCACCCCCCGCTCATACTCGGTGCTGGCCAACGACATTTGCTCGACTAGTGCATAGTCGCAGATGTTGACCACGCATTCAGCCACCTCGCGCACATTGAAGAGGGTGTGCTTCCGCGTGTTGTCGCGTACGCGGTTGGCGGGGGAGAAGATCAACGTGGGCGGATTGGAACTGAACACGTTGAAAAACGAGTAGGGGCTCAAATTCACTTCACCTGCCGCTGAAACGGTGCTTACAAACGCTACGGGGCGGGGTGCCACGGCACTTAGCAGAAATTGGTGCCATTCCGGCCCCGGTAACGTACCTGGCGTAATCGTGCGAAAAGACATAGAAGCTACTAGCTGGTACTAGTTGTGAAACGGAACAGAAACGGCAGGCAATACGCTGCTTACGAATCCGGACGGTGGCGTACCGCCGTCTGGCCAATACTTGTGCAAGCCGTGCCAGCATGGATAGCTATAGCTCGATGGCCGAGGAGTTCTGAGTGCAAAGCAGGTACTGGTTTGGACGTAGAGTTGAGGAGGAAATCAGTTAGTCCAGGCAGCGGGAACAGGAGGCTTGCCTTGCAGGGGTAAGGTGATGATAAATTCGGTGTATTCGCCGGGCTGGCTGGTGACTTCCAGTGTGCCGCCGTGGCTGCGCGTGATGATATCATAGCTAACCCATAACCCAAGGCCAAGCCCTTCGCCGTCGGGTTTGGTGGTGAAAAAGCGCTGAAAGATGTCGGCAATACCTTCTTCGGCTATGCCAGGGCCATTGTCGCGCACCCTGATTTCGGCGTGGTCCCCACGGTGATGGGTGCTAAGCGTAATCTGGGGTACGTATTCTTCATCAGTGGCTTGGCGCTGGCGCTGATGCACACCGTGGAAAGCAGTAGTGAACAAGCTAACCAACACCCGGCCCAACTCTTGCCGAACCACCGACACTTCAGGGAGCGTTTCGTCGGGGTGCGAAAACAGGGCGGCGTTGAAGTGGCGGTTTTTGATGCGTAAGTCGTGGTAGGTGAGGCGCATGTATTCGTTGGCCAGCACGTTGAGGTTGGTGGCCTGGCGCTGAGCCGGACCCGTGCTGGAGTAGTCGAGCATGCTGCTCACAAAGCCCTCTGCCTGCTTGCTGTGCAGCACAATCTTGGACTGGTACTGGCTTAGGTTCTGGAACATATCATCGATAATCTGCTGATCATCAATGGGCAGTGGTACTTTAGCTAACTCTTCGCGCAATTCCTGACACAGCCCCACGCTGATAGCCGCAAAGTTTTTCACGCTGCTCATCGGGTTTTTGAGCTCGTGCGCTACACCCGCCATCAATTCGCCTAACGAAGCCATTTTCTCGCGCAGTACCAACTGGCTCTGAGTGGTGCGCAGTTGCTGGACGATACTAGCCAGCGTGTCTCGTTGTTTGGTTAGTTCTTCTTTCTGCTGACCGATCTGCTGATTTAACTGCTGTAGGCGCTGGTTGGCCCGCTGTTGATGCCAGTTGTGGCGCCACAAGAATAGAGCTATCAGAAGAAGAATGCCCAGGCCTACCCATAGCACGTACGTACGGACTGTGGCCGTGAACTGAGCATTTTCGGCTTCCAGTTGCTGCAAGCGCTGCTGCTCCTGGAAACCAATGGCATCAAGCTGTTTGATGCGCTGCGGATTGTGCAAGCTATCCTGCGCGGTGAGCATGATGCTCATGTATTTCAAGGTGCTATCGTCTTGGCCGCGGGCCCGAAAGGCATCAGCCAGTAGGGTGCTGGTGCGCAGCACCCCCACTATGAAAGGCAGCGTCTGGCCCACCGCCAATGATTTTCGGGCATAGAAAATGCTGGAATCAGCTTGGTGCCGACGGAAGTAGAGCTCGGCCATGTACTGAAAAGCGCGGCAGCGGCATCGTAAGTCGTTTTCAGGCAGCGCCGCCCGAGCACTCAAGTGATAATGCTGCACAGCCGAGTTCATCATACCCCGCGCTGCTTGCAGCAGCCCTATTTCACGCAGAATGTAGGGCCGGGGGTTGCCCCAGCAGCTCCACCCTGCAGCAGGTGGGGTGCGAGCAAGCGCGTACGCCTGGTGCAAGTAGTAGGACGCCGAGTCGAGTAAGCCCAGCCCTTCGTAGCTGGCACCCATGTTGGTTAGAATGCTGGCTAGCTGCGAAGGATCATTGACACGGGCCTGCTGATACATGGCGCGGGCTTGAAAATAATAGTGCAGCGAAGGTCGAAAATCGTCGAGGGCAAAGTACAGCAGCCCTGTTTGGTTGAAGGTGCGGGACTTGCCTTCAAGGTCGTTGCTTTGCTGGTTGAGCTGTAGGGCCTGCAGATTCAGGCGTAACGCTTCGGGTAGGTTACCACGCTCGGAATACAAGATGGCCAACCGTGAAAGGCACCGGCCTTCGCCCTTGTGGTAGCCGATGCGCCGAGCAAGCCGCAAGCCCTGCTGGGCGTACTTCTGCACCGAATCGAAATGGGAGTAGCGGTAGGTTGCGCTCAGGTTGGCTAACAGCAGCACCCGGCTGGTGTCGGTGGTGGTCCGGGCTAACTCCTGCTCTAAGGCTGCTGTTTGTGGGCTCTGGCCTACCGCTCGTACAACCGGCAGTACAAGCAGAAGCCAGAAAAGTAATCGTGAAATCATACCGAAAGGTAAGAATAGGAAACAAGCTATTTAGCTGTCTTTACACTGGAGCTTCTGCCTCTAAAAGAAGCAAGGCAGGAAGAGGGATGTAGGGGAGGCGGCGGGCAACAAATACCCGTAAAGTAGCTAATATCTCGGCAGTAATGCGTGAAAGAGAGCAAGGCTACAATTCTGGAGTGCCCATGCAGTGGTTAACGCCTTGGTACGTAACGTGTGGCAGATTGCAGGGGAGAGGCCTAGTGCTCTAAGTGGTTAGTTACGCATGCTACCTATAGTAGGCAGCAAGAAAGCAAAAGGCGCTAGTAGAAGCGGCGAACCGCACTATCTTGTGGCTTTCTGTATGACCGTTATTCTATGTATTGGCGTTTCTATTGTTCTCTGGTTCTTGTCGTGTTGGCTGCTGTTGGGGCGTGTGCGCAACCGTCTGCCTCTAGTGCTGATACCGTGCGTTTGCGCCGTCACTTGCTCACGCTTGTTGGCACCCCGCAACCCCGTAACTACCTGCACCCAGCCAGCCTCAACCAGGCCGGCGAGTACATCTTGCAACAATTGCAAGCGGCTGGTGCACGTACCGCTGAGCAGCCATATGAGGTAAAAGGCCAACTGTACCGCAACCTGATTGGGAGTTTCGGCCCCGAAGCCGGCCCCCGCCTCATTATTGGGGCGCATTATGATGTATGCGGCGAGCAGCCCGGCACCGACGATAACGGGAGTGGCGTAGCTGCTTTGTTGGAGCTGGCCCGCCTGTTAGGCCAGCAGCCAAGCCTGCCTTACCGAATTGATTTGGTGGCATACACGTTGGAAGAGCCTCCTTTTTTTCGGACTCCGCACATGGGTAGCTACGTTCACGCCCAATCATTGCATGCGGCGGGAGTGCCCGTACGAGGCATGATAGCGCTGGAAATGCTGGGCTATTACGATGACCGGAAAGGCAGCCAGCGCTATCCGTTCAGCCCATTAAAGCTGATTTTTGGTAGCCGGGGAAACTACGTGACCGTCGCGCAGAAATTTGGCAACGGGCGCTTCGGCCGGCAGTTTGCTCGGCGCTACCGGGCAGCGGCCGCACTGCCCGTAAAACGGTTCAAGGCACCTGCCTGGCTGCCTGGTATCGACTTCTCCGACCACCTCAACTATTGGCAGTTCAACTACTCGGCAGTGCTCCTCACCGACACCGCCTTCTACCGTAATCAGCACTACCATGAGCCCACTGATACGCTCGACCGGCTGGATATGCGCCGGTTGGGACTGTCGGTGGATGCTGTGTTGGCGGTGTTGCTCCATCCCTGAAGTAAGACGAAAGCCCAACTACAGGTCCGGAGTGGCGTATGGGAAGCCAAGCGCGCATCATTTGCTGCCGCTTCCTTCCCCGAGTTCATGATAAAATTGCCGCTCGTAATTGGGCTTTATTTGCTAACTGCCACCGGATTTGGGCAAGCCCTGCCGCGCTTGCTTGACCATAATGCCCTGGGCTGGACGGTGTACTCCGGCGACCACCAAGTCAGTAAGAGGTGGACAATCCATACTGAATATCAGCTGCGGCGGGTGAAGCTTCTAGGCACGCAGCAGCAGCACCTAGCACGGCTAGGAGTAGGGCACAAGCTCACGGACCGGGTGACGGTAAGCGGAGGGTACACCTACTTTCAAACGCACGAATACGGCCGCTATCCTACCGTAGTGGGCAAGCCCCAGCCCGAGCAGCGGCTCTATCAGGACGTAACGCTGGCAGATGAAGTAGGGCGCCTGCAACTCTCGCAACGCCTGCGCCTAGAACAACGCTGGCTGGGCCAACGAGCCGCTGAAGGCACCGGCAACGTGCAAGACTGGGAGTATCAGCACCGAATCCGGTACCAACTGGCGGGGAGCTTCCCGCTGCAAGGCCCCACCATCGACGACGGGGAATGGTACCTCAATGCCTTCGACGAGTTGTTTATCAGCTTCGGGCGCAATGTGGGCAACAACGTGTTCAACCAAAACCGGATTTCTGGTGGCCTGGGCTACCAGTTCAGCAGCAAAGCCAAGGTCGAACTCAACTACCTCAACCAAGTAACGCAACACGCCGAGCCGGACCCCGCCAGTGGACGGCCCGTGTTTGAAATCAATAACGGCTTCCGAGTGAACATCCTCTACGACCTAGATTTTACTACGAGAGAGGAATAGCGTGGGCCGGCAGCGTCCCCACCCAAACTCGATCCGTCTGGACCACGAAGAATTCTCGGCCTGTGTCGTTGGTGTAGGTGTGGTGCGGGCGACGTAGCATCCATGCTGGCCAGCCAGCAGGATAATCTTCTGGCTCGAACCAGTCACTCCAATAGCAAGCCTGCCATTCCAGTTGATCGGCTCCCGGCAACTCCCGGTACTTAGCTGGCAATAGGAAAGCCAAGTCGCATGCTGTAACTAGATGCGGGTACCGCTTGATCCTCTTTCCTACGGCAGCCACTACTTGTGAGGAGTGCGCGAAGTCCCTTTCAAACAGCCAAATTGCTAGGTAGAACTTTTTGGGCTGCGCTATCAGCGCCTGATGCCATTGCCTGAACGTAGCCAGTAACATATGCAGGGCCTGCTGCCGCACGGCAACAGGAACAACAACGAAAGGGGTATGCCAAGGACCAAGTCCGAGCTTACGGTATGTATACTGCGTTCGGAGTAGTGCGTTGGTATTCAACTGCTTGATATAGAGACTTTCCTTTTCAAGTCGGCGCAATAGTCTTTTCGTACCCCATGGCTTCTTCATCAGAAGTAACTTCATTGTTGAAATAAGTCTATATGTTTGCTAACTTAGTATATATTTACTAATTACCTATAGTCTTAGTGTAAGTCCTCACTTACCTCGCTATGTCACAACTTACATGCCCAAAGTGCGAATCCAAGGAAGCTACCAAAAGTGGAGTGGTAGGCGGCAGACAACGCTATAAGTGCAAGAATTGTGGGTATCACTTCTCGGTAGCCAAGGCAGGCAAGGAGATTAATTCCTATTACGTCATCAAAGCACTACAGCTATACGTGGAAGGCGTAAGCTACCGTGAGATTGAGCGGTTGCTGGGGGTTAGCCACGTGAGCGTGATGAACTGGGTGAAAAAGTACGGCATGAAAGCTCCCCGCCAGACAGAATATCATCCAACGTATAAAATACTCAACCAGAAAGAGTTGACGGAGTATTTCCAGAATACAAACAACCTGAAAGGAGCCGGGCTAGTGGTGACTGAGTTGGGCGACAAATACATGATGATCCGGTGGGAACGGTTTCGGCAAGGGTAGCAGCTATAGAGGTTAACAGAAGTATAGCAGGGGCGTGACATGTGGCGGAAGGTTTTGCTATTTGGTTGAGCTGAAAGGGGAGGATAGGAGTTGCCGCTCTTCCCTGACAGAGCTCCTCCGATTCCCACCGTACCACTTCCACCATCCTCTATGCAAAACGCCCGTTACGCGCTGGCACTTAGTGCGCTGCTGACTACTGCCGGAGCTTCGGCTCAGGTAATAACACCCCCCACCGGTGAGGCGCCCCCGCCCGCTGCGCCAGCGCCGCCCCCCGCCACACCTACTGCGGCCAAACCAGTGCCCTACGGACCGGGGATGAAAGTCAACCTCTCACCCGACGGGTCCAAGTACTTGCGTTTCTTGCTTTGGTCACAGATTTACACGCGCTACAACGAGAACAACACCGGTACCCTGCGCGCGCCCAACAAGCCCAAAGACAGCCAGGTGGATTTCGGGATTCGCCGCTCACGCATGGTGATTCTGGCGCAGCTTAACCCACGCTTCTTAGTGTATACCCACTTGGGTATCAACAACCAAAATAACGTGAGTGGGGGCTTGAATGCCGCTACTGACGGCAAGAAGCCGCAGATCTTCATTCATGAAGCCGTAACAGAGTACAAGGTCAACAAGTACCTCAATTTGGGAGCGGGCCTGCACTACTACAACGGTATTTCACGCCTGAGCAGCGCCAGCACCACCAGCATGCTGGCCATGGACTTTCCGCTCACCAACTTCCCTACTATCGACGCCCTCGACCAATTTGCCCGCTACCTCGGCGTGTTTGCCAAGGGTCGCATCGGCAAGTTCGACTACCGCTTGTCGGTGAGCGACCCGTTTCTGACCAACCTGCCAACCAATGCGAACTATGTGGCGGGGGGCGTCCAAACTGGCAACCCGCTGGGTTTGGGTACCACAGTAGATGGCGTGAACACGGGTACCAATATTGCACAGTACAACCCGCAGAATACCGGCCATGTGTATCAAGGGTATTTCAATTACAACTTCTTAGAGCCAGAGGCTAATTTATTGCCATATTATCAGGGTACTTACCTAGGTACCAAACGAGTACTAAGTTTGGGAACCGGCTTCATGTACAACAATGATGGCATGTACTCGCGGCCCACTAGTGACGCCCGGACGCTATCTAGCCTGACTCCGGCGGCTGGTAGTACTACCGACCTCTTCACGGCCGTGCCCACCAGCAAGCACGATATTAAGCTCTTTGGGGCCGATGTGTTTTACGATGTGCCCTTAGATACAGCTTCGCGGACGGCATTGACTTTCTATGGCGTCTATTATAGGTACGATTTCGGGCCGAACTACGTGCGCTACGTGGGCGGGGAGAACCCTGGCTATGGTGCAGCGGCCCTACGCGGCAACGCGGTGCCACAGTCGGGCACGGGCAACGCGCAGTATATAAATGCCGGGTTTCTGCTACCACAGAACACGCTGGGCCCGAAAGTACGGCTGCAGCCCTACGTGGCGTATCTGCACAGTAGCTACGAGGGCTTGCGCAAAAGCAATGGCGAGAGAGCCGGCGTGAACGTGTACGATGCCGGTGTGAATGTGCTGCTCGATGGGCACAATGCCAAAGTCACCCTGAACTACCGCGCCCGTCCCGACTTCAGCGACCAAGCGCCTGTGCCGAATGGGGCGCTGATCAACAACGTGAAATACCGTCCGGAAATCACGCTGCAAACGCAGGTATTCTTGTAAGAGCCTGACAGGCAGCAAGCAACAGGAGCCACTACGCAGTGGCTGGTTCTGTGGCTGCCACTGCGCTGCTCTTCGCTCGTCTCTACCATTCCACTTTCAAAAACACCCATCATCCATCATGAACCAGAACCTCCCTAATCGTGACTCAGGGGCCTATTCAGGGGCTGCCCCTCTAGCGGGCACCACCGACGACGCGGTAACGCACGACAACAACGCCGTTTCCACCAGCAAAATCTGGCAGGTAATTACCGCCTCGTCGGTGGGCACTGTTATCGAGTGGTACGACTTCTACATCTTCGGTTCGCTGGCCGCTATTATCGGGCCGGTGCTGTTCGGTACTACGGGCAAAATCGAGGATACCATCTTGGGTACGCTGGCCGTGTTTGGTGCCGGTTTCATTGTGCGGCCGTTTGGGGCGGTGTTCTTCGGCCGCATCGGCGACCTGGTGGGCCGCAAGTACACGTTCCTGCTGACCCTGCTGATTATGGGCGGCGCTACGTTTGTAACCGGCCTGATTCCGAGTTACGACAAAATTGGAGTGGCGGCGCCCATCATCGTGACACTGCTGCGCTTGTTGCAAGGCTTGGCGCTGGGCGGCGAATACGGGGGCGCTACCACGTATGTGGCCGAGCACTCACCCGACAACAAGCGGGGCTACTACACCTCGTTTATTCAGATTACGGCTACGGCCGGTCTGTTTATAAGCGTACTGGTTATCATCGTTACGCGTAAGAGCCTCGGCGAAGAAGCCTTCAAAGAGTGGGGCTGGCGGATTCCGTTTCTACTGTCGGGGGCCTTGGTAATTGCCTCGTACTATATCCGGCGCAAGCTACACGAGTCGCCGCTGTTCGCTAAGGCTAAAGCCGAAGGGAAGACCAGCACGAGCCCACTGCGGGAGTCGTTTGTGAACCCCGTAAACCGCCGGTTGGTGTTGATTTCGCTGTTCGGCGCTACTATGGGCCAGGGGGTAGTATGGTACACGGGGCAGTTCTACGCGTACTCGTTCATGCAGAACTCGCTGAAGCTTGACCTTGTGGATGCCAGTATTGTGCTTTGCGTTGCGCTGCTGCTCGCTACGCCGTTCTTCGTGTACTTCGGTAGCCTCTCCGACCGGATTGGCCGCAAGAAAATCATCATGATGGGCCTGCTGTGTGGTGCGCTCTTCACGATTCCAATCTTCTACGGCCTCAAAGCGTTTGCTGGTCCCCTGACGGAAGTAACCGCGGCCACTGTGGATGCCACCGGCAAAGCCGTGCCTGCCGTGATGAAAGCCCTTTCGCCAAGCCTAGTACCCATGACCGCGCTGGTGTTCTGCCTGGTGCTGTTCGTGACCATGGCGTACGGCCCCATTGCCGCTTATTTGGTGGAGCTGTTCCCAACCAAAGTGCGCTACACCTCGCTTTCGTTGCCGTACCACATCGGCAACGGCGTTTTCGGGGGCTTCGTGCCGTTCATTGCCACGGCCCTCACGCTGGCTGCTGCTGCGCAACCCGAAGGCACTCTGCTTAAAACCTACAGCAGCTTTGCTGGCCTGCTCTACCCAGTTATCATTGCCCTGATTTGCTGGTTCATTGGCACGGCCCTGATGAAGGATGTGCGCAACGTACGGTTGATGGAAGAAGGCTCCGGCGACGTTCGGTAGAACGTCCCATCAAGCGGTACTCGTAGCCAGCTTGCGCCCGCAGCCCTTCTTGAAAAGTCCGTCGGGCCCTGGTTCGGCGGACTTTCTGTTGCTTGGTGCTGGTTGGCAACCGATTGGCTTCGGTTGGTGTCTCGCTACGAAAGCCGTCTACAATCAACCACCTCCACCTATCAACTCCTACTCTATGCTACCCATGTCTTCGCAGGAGCAGACCGAGCAGCGCCGCGGACAGCGGCTGTTGTTTGTGAGTTTGCTGTTTGGGGTGCTGCTAAACTTCCCACTGCTGGCAGTTTTCAACCACAACGGTCGGGTGGGGGGCGTGCCTGTGCTCTACCTCTACGTGCTGCTGGCCTGGCTAACGTTGGTGTTGCTCACGGCCTGGCTGGTGAAGAAGGTCAATTAAAAATGAAGAAATGAAGAAGTGAAAATAGGTTGTTCTGCCTGCCAGAAACCGGAGCCAGAAGGCCTTTAATTCTTCCCCAGTTCTTACTTTATAATTCCTAATTTTTAATTGGATCCATGTCCAAGCTGCTGGTTATCGGCTTTTCGTTTGGCTACTTAGCGTTGCTCTTCGGGGTGGCGTATGCGGCGGAGCGTCGGGCGGGTTCGGCACGGAGCAGCCTGGTGAACAACCCGTATGTGTATGCCCTGAGCATGGCCGTGTACTGCACCGCCTGGACCTATTACGGGTCGGTGGGACGGGCGGCGCACTTCGGGTTGGAGTTTGTGGGTATCTACCTGGGCCCTACGCTGATGGCTCCAGCCGCGTGGTTGGTGCTGCGCAAAATCATCCGCATCTGCCGGTTGCAGCGCCTCACCTCCATTGCCGACTTTATATCGGCCCGCTACGGCAAGAGTGCTTCTTTGGGGGCCTTGGCCACGGTGGTCTGCGTGCTGGGTATTGTGCCCTACATCTCACTGCAAATCAAGGCCATTGCCACGTCCTTCGACATCATTACCCGCGGGCCCGATGCGTTGCAGTTGCCCTTGGAAGGTACCGCAGCCAGCTCGGCGCTCTACACCACGGTGGCGCTGGCGTTCTTCACCATCATCTTCGGGGTGCGCTCCATCGAAGCTACCGAGCGGCACGAAGGCATGGTGCTGGCTGTGGCGTTGGAAAGCCTGGTGAAGCTAGTGGCGTTTCTGGCGGCTGGCATCTTCGTGACTTTCGGGCTGTTTGATGACTTTTCGGATGTGTTCACGCAAGCCGCCGCCGTGCCCGACCTGAGCCGGCTGTTCACGTTGGATGGGGCCGGTACCAGTAGTGGGCAGTGGTTTACGCTGCTGTTGCTCAGTATGGCTGCTATTCTGGTATTGCCGCGGCAGTTTCAGGTATCAGTGGTCGAGAACGTCAACGAAGACCACTTGCGCAAAGCCATGTGGCTGTTTCCGCTCTACCTCATCATTATCAACTTGTTTGTGCTGCCTCTGGCCTTTGGCGGGCGGTTGCTAGCGGGGACGGGGTTCGATGCTGATACGTTTGTGTTAGCGCTACCCATGCAGGCGGGGCATCCGTGGCTGGCTTTGTTTATCTACATCGGGGGCCTGTCCGCGGCTTCGTCCATGATTATCGTGGAAACCATTGCTTTGAGCGTGATGATGAGCAACCACCTGCTGATGCCGCTGCTCGTTCGGATTCCGG is from Hymenobacter tibetensis and encodes:
- a CDS encoding ATP-binding protein, yielding MISRLLFWLLLVLPVVRAVGQSPQTAALEQELARTTTDTSRVLLLANLSATYRYSHFDSVQKYAQQGLRLARRIGYHKGEGRCLSRLAILYSERGNLPEALRLNLQALQLNQQSNDLEGKSRTFNQTGLLYFALDDFRPSLHYYFQARAMYQQARVNDPSQLASILTNMGASYEGLGLLDSASYYLHQAYALARTPPAAGWSCWGNPRPYILREIGLLQAARGMMNSAVQHYHLSARAALPENDLRCRCRAFQYMAELYFRRHQADSSIFYARKSLAVGQTLPFIVGVLRTSTLLADAFRARGQDDSTLKYMSIMLTAQDSLHNPQRIKQLDAIGFQEQQRLQQLEAENAQFTATVRTYVLWVGLGILLLIALFLWRHNWHQQRANQRLQQLNQQIGQQKEELTKQRDTLASIVQQLRTTQSQLVLREKMASLGELMAGVAHELKNPMSSVKNFAAISVGLCQELREELAKVPLPIDDQQIIDDMFQNLSQYQSKIVLHSKQAEGFVSSMLDYSSTGPAQRQATNLNVLANEYMRLTYHDLRIKNRHFNAALFSHPDETLPEVSVVRQELGRVLVSLFTTAFHGVHQRQRQATDEEYVPQITLSTHHRGDHAEIRVRDNGPGIAEEGIADIFQRFFTTKPDGEGLGLGLWVSYDIITRSHGGTLEVTSQPGEYTEFIITLPLQGKPPVPAAWTN
- a CDS encoding M28 family peptidase; the protein is MRRHLLTLVGTPQPRNYLHPASLNQAGEYILQQLQAAGARTAEQPYEVKGQLYRNLIGSFGPEAGPRLIIGAHYDVCGEQPGTDDNGSGVAALLELARLLGQQPSLPYRIDLVAYTLEEPPFFRTPHMGSYVHAQSLHAAGVPVRGMIALEMLGYYDDRKGSQRYPFSPLKLIFGSRGNYVTVAQKFGNGRFGRQFARRYRAAAALPVKRFKAPAWLPGIDFSDHLNYWQFNYSAVLLTDTAFYRNQHYHEPTDTLDRLDMRRLGLSVDAVLAVLLHP
- a CDS encoding DUF2490 domain-containing protein, with translation MIKLPLVIGLYLLTATGFGQALPRLLDHNALGWTVYSGDHQVSKRWTIHTEYQLRRVKLLGTQQQHLARLGVGHKLTDRVTVSGGYTYFQTHEYGRYPTVVGKPQPEQRLYQDVTLADEVGRLQLSQRLRLEQRWLGQRAAEGTGNVQDWEYQHRIRYQLAGSFPLQGPTIDDGEWYLNAFDELFISFGRNVGNNVFNQNRISGGLGYQFSSKAKVELNYLNQVTQHAEPDPASGRPVFEINNGFRVNILYDLDFTTREE
- a CDS encoding IS1/IS1595 family N-terminal zinc-binding domain-containing protein, which codes for MSQLTCPKCESKEATKSGVVGGRQRYKCKNCGYHFSVAKAGKEINSYYVIKALQLYVEGVSYREIERLLGVSHVSVMNWVKKYGMKAPRQTEYHPTYKILNQKELTEYFQNTNNLKGAGLVVTELGDKYMMIRWERFRQG
- a CDS encoding MFS transporter, whose amino-acid sequence is MNQNLPNRDSGAYSGAAPLAGTTDDAVTHDNNAVSTSKIWQVITASSVGTVIEWYDFYIFGSLAAIIGPVLFGTTGKIEDTILGTLAVFGAGFIVRPFGAVFFGRIGDLVGRKYTFLLTLLIMGGATFVTGLIPSYDKIGVAAPIIVTLLRLLQGLALGGEYGGATTYVAEHSPDNKRGYYTSFIQITATAGLFISVLVIIVTRKSLGEEAFKEWGWRIPFLLSGALVIASYYIRRKLHESPLFAKAKAEGKTSTSPLRESFVNPVNRRLVLISLFGATMGQGVVWYTGQFYAYSFMQNSLKLDLVDASIVLCVALLLATPFFVYFGSLSDRIGRKKIIMMGLLCGALFTIPIFYGLKAFAGPLTEVTAATVDATGKAVPAVMKALSPSLVPMTALVFCLVLFVTMAYGPIAAYLVELFPTKVRYTSLSLPYHIGNGVFGGFVPFIATALTLAAAAQPEGTLLKTYSSFAGLLYPVIIALICWFIGTALMKDVRNVRLMEEGSGDVR